One window of the Pseudofrankia sp. DC12 genome contains the following:
- a CDS encoding DUF4232 domain-containing protein, with protein sequence MVAAALSAGVVCAAATGAAAGRPPAQRPVPEHRGFPCAALSPSVTETEGAAGSTYWTITYTNVGGRTCFVSGYPGVAFVDGRGRQLGATAARTGGPPKVVTLRPGGKARITLREVHAGLQVGCDTAKTYRPAAGLRITAPRGGFPRYLSAKGTNACLNRSVQQLTVGPIMG encoded by the coding sequence GTGGTGGCCGCAGCCCTGTCGGCTGGCGTCGTGTGCGCCGCCGCTACCGGAGCCGCCGCGGGCCGGCCGCCGGCCCAGCGCCCGGTCCCCGAGCACCGAGGGTTTCCCTGCGCGGCGCTGAGCCCGTCGGTCACCGAGACCGAAGGCGCCGCCGGCAGCACCTACTGGACGATCACCTACACCAACGTCGGTGGGCGGACCTGCTTCGTGAGCGGCTATCCGGGTGTGGCGTTCGTGGACGGGCGCGGTCGCCAGCTCGGTGCCACGGCCGCCCGCACCGGTGGCCCGCCCAAGGTCGTGACGCTCCGGCCCGGCGGGAAGGCGAGGATCACGCTGCGCGAGGTCCACGCGGGCCTGCAGGTCGGCTGTGACACCGCGAAGACGTACCGACCCGCGGCTGGCCTGCGGATCACCGCTCCGCGCGGCGGCTTCCCGCGCTATCTGTCGGCCAAGGGCACGAACGCCTGCCTGAACCGTTCGGTCCAGCAGCTCACCGTCGGCCCGATCATGGGCTGA
- a CDS encoding toxic anion resistance protein, with the protein MSDALNLGGPLTPPTVTTTKPGVNPVQLTPPAPVAVIPDDQVDSLVPIDESTRAQLRQRAAAFADELASQDPRSPAFQEKVNDIARMGEREIVASARVSNRMLDRPAAAMKASRGRGGPVGDAQTRVAGTLVELRQTVTDLDPGRADLKGARKLLGMVPMGNKIAAYFQRYQSAQKQLDAIITALGSGQDELRQDNAAIEQEKANLWTAMGKLTEYATLAKALDGAVSTKVEQLRYTDPKAAESLSSDALFPIRQRQQDLLTQLAVSVQGYLALDLVRKNNIELIKGVDRAQTTTVAALRTAVIVAQALANQKLVLDQINALNATTNDMIVRTSELLRTQSAEIQEQAASSTVSVEALQTAFDNIFATMDAIDTYRAKAVDSMATTVAALETQVGRSRSYLERARANER; encoded by the coding sequence ATGTCGGATGCGTTGAACCTCGGTGGGCCACTGACGCCGCCGACCGTCACCACGACCAAGCCCGGCGTGAACCCGGTTCAGCTGACGCCGCCGGCACCGGTGGCCGTGATTCCGGACGACCAGGTCGACAGCCTGGTCCCGATCGACGAGTCGACGCGGGCCCAGCTGCGCCAGCGGGCCGCTGCCTTCGCGGACGAGCTCGCGAGCCAGGATCCGCGCAGCCCCGCCTTCCAGGAGAAGGTCAACGACATCGCCCGGATGGGGGAGCGGGAGATCGTCGCGTCGGCCCGGGTGTCGAACCGGATGCTCGACCGGCCGGCGGCGGCGATGAAGGCCAGCCGCGGCCGTGGCGGGCCGGTCGGCGACGCGCAGACCCGGGTGGCCGGCACGCTCGTCGAGCTGCGGCAGACGGTGACCGACCTGGACCCGGGCCGCGCCGACCTCAAGGGCGCTCGCAAGCTGCTCGGCATGGTGCCGATGGGCAACAAGATCGCCGCCTACTTCCAGCGTTACCAGTCGGCCCAGAAGCAGCTCGACGCGATCATCACCGCGCTCGGCTCGGGCCAGGACGAGCTGCGCCAGGACAACGCTGCCATCGAGCAGGAGAAGGCGAACCTGTGGACGGCGATGGGCAAGCTCACCGAGTACGCGACCCTGGCCAAGGCGCTGGACGGCGCGGTCTCGACGAAGGTCGAGCAGCTGCGGTACACCGACCCGAAGGCCGCCGAGTCGCTCAGCTCCGACGCGCTGTTCCCCATCCGCCAGCGCCAGCAGGACCTGCTCACCCAGCTGGCCGTCAGCGTGCAGGGCTACCTGGCCCTCGACCTGGTCCGCAAGAACAACATCGAGCTGATCAAGGGCGTCGACCGGGCGCAGACGACCACCGTCGCCGCGCTGCGCACCGCGGTGATCGTCGCGCAGGCGCTGGCGAACCAGAAGCTGGTGCTCGACCAGATCAACGCGCTGAACGCCACGACGAACGACATGATCGTGCGAACCAGCGAGCTGCTGCGCACCCAGTCGGCCGAGATCCAGGAGCAGGCCGCCTCCAGCACGGTCAGCGTGGAGGCGCTGCAGACCGCGTTCGACAACATCTTCGCGACGATGGACGCGATCGACACCTACCGCGCGAAGGCGGTCGACAGCATGGCGACGACGGTCGCGGCGCTGGAGACCCAGGTGGGGCGGTCGAGGTCGTACCTGGAACGGGCCCGGGCGAACGAGCGCTGA
- a CDS encoding TerD family protein, protein MSVTLPKGGNLRLTDAAPGIEQVRVELGWRDQPGGAAALEVDGVIVVDQSGTDGGSPGVLLAHQTPNPAEGVATRATAGHADVVDVETLVVTLAAIPPAVARLRLGAAIFDAAARRQTFRLVGGPYIRVLNQADGVEIARHDVTPETGRETAMVFGELYRHAGTWKFRAVGQGYTNGLPGLAENGHEVAAARPADVAAFVTRSSPTRSRRKVADHLHPPPHAAPAAVPARPGPAGQTAGGHQPRPAVTARSGERGPVFSRPPVTPRPPAAPPRPVPPAPARPAPPPAPTSRPAAPAPARPAPPPAPTAQPGPPAAGRPAAGSPLDLDEASPLPAGPSSPGGRSALDLGGSAQAPPPAVGRPAGGRSSLDLDDETAGGSPAAGQAPSPGSGASLDLGSGSYAAGPGAGQAPGHSALDLGGRPAAGGQPGGGGQPGAAGSGRSAGDGPRAVVFGERSARYRQRLEHVTVLDEGHPATAWTAEKRGSGSLTVTLRWTALTTRTGLPRPSDLQLGCLWQSLDGSSGVLQTLGGATSAPGSGVSGRQVLALTPRDEHEGQTTFVDLHALATFKRFFAFAYGLHGAPEWDLLRPVLTVGARTGENLEIRLGAAPAGSRTCVVASFHVAQDDLVIRREDEFLAGPQAEAALRYGWSLDWNPDGMSLRDR, encoded by the coding sequence ATGAGCGTGACCCTGCCGAAGGGCGGCAACCTGCGGCTGACCGACGCCGCCCCGGGCATCGAACAGGTCCGCGTCGAGCTCGGCTGGCGCGACCAGCCCGGCGGCGCGGCCGCCCTGGAGGTGGACGGCGTCATCGTCGTCGACCAGTCCGGCACGGACGGCGGCTCGCCTGGGGTGCTGCTCGCCCACCAGACGCCGAACCCGGCGGAGGGCGTGGCCACCAGGGCGACCGCCGGCCATGCCGACGTCGTCGACGTGGAGACGCTCGTCGTCACCCTGGCCGCGATCCCGCCAGCAGTCGCCCGCCTGCGGCTCGGCGCGGCCATCTTCGACGCCGCCGCCCGGCGGCAGACGTTCCGGCTGGTGGGCGGCCCCTACATCCGGGTGCTGAACCAAGCCGACGGCGTCGAGATCGCCCGGCACGACGTCACCCCGGAGACCGGCCGGGAGACCGCGATGGTCTTCGGCGAGCTCTACCGTCACGCCGGGACCTGGAAGTTCCGCGCCGTCGGGCAGGGCTACACCAACGGTCTGCCGGGCCTGGCCGAGAACGGGCACGAGGTCGCCGCCGCCCGTCCGGCCGACGTCGCGGCATTCGTGACCCGGTCGTCGCCGACCCGGTCCCGGCGCAAGGTCGCAGACCATCTGCACCCGCCGCCGCACGCCGCGCCGGCTGCTGTTCCGGCGCGGCCCGGGCCGGCGGGGCAGACGGCGGGCGGTCACCAGCCCCGGCCGGCCGTGACCGCGCGGTCAGGCGAGCGAGGCCCGGTGTTCTCCCGCCCACCGGTGACGCCGCGCCCGCCGGCCGCGCCGCCCCGGCCCGTCCCGCCCGCGCCGGCCAGGCCGGCGCCACCGCCCGCGCCGACCTCTCGGCCAGCCGCGCCTGCGCCGGCGAGGCCGGCGCCACCGCCCGCGCCGACCGCTCAGCCTGGGCCGCCCGCGGCGGGCCGGCCGGCGGCCGGGTCACCGCTCGACCTGGACGAGGCCAGCCCGCTGCCCGCCGGGCCCTCCTCGCCGGGAGGTCGTTCCGCGCTCGACCTGGGTGGCAGCGCGCAGGCGCCACCACCGGCCGTCGGTCGGCCCGCTGGGGGCCGCTCGTCACTCGACCTCGACGATGAGACCGCTGGCGGGTCGCCCGCGGCTGGGCAGGCGCCTTCCCCGGGCAGCGGCGCGTCGCTGGATCTTGGCAGCGGCTCCTACGCCGCAGGGCCGGGCGCGGGTCAGGCGCCCGGGCACTCGGCGCTCGACCTCGGTGGCCGGCCGGCAGCTGGTGGCCAGCCGGGAGGCGGTGGCCAGCCGGGAGCGGCCGGCTCGGGCCGATCGGCGGGCGACGGGCCGCGCGCCGTGGTCTTCGGTGAGCGTTCGGCCCGTTACCGGCAGCGGCTCGAACATGTCACCGTGCTCGATGAGGGCCACCCCGCGACCGCCTGGACCGCCGAGAAACGCGGCTCGGGCTCGCTTACCGTCACGCTGCGCTGGACCGCGCTGACCACCAGGACCGGGCTGCCGCGCCCGAGCGACCTTCAGCTCGGCTGCCTGTGGCAGTCGCTCGACGGCAGCTCCGGCGTTCTGCAGACCCTCGGCGGCGCCACCAGCGCGCCCGGCTCCGGCGTGTCCGGCCGCCAGGTCCTGGCCCTCACCCCGCGCGACGAGCACGAGGGCCAGACGACGTTCGTCGACCTGCACGCGCTGGCCACGTTCAAGCGGTTCTTCGCCTTCGCCTACGGGCTGCACGGAGCGCCGGAATGGGACCTGCTGCGGCCGGTCCTCACCGTCGGCGCGCGCACCGGCGAGAACCTCGAGATTCGCCTCGGTGCGGCGCCGGCCGGGTCGCGGACCTGCGTCGTCGCGTCCTTCCACGTCGCCCAGGACGACCTGGTCATCCGGCGAGAGGATGAGTTCCTGGCTGGGCCGCAGGCGGAGGCCGCACTGCGCTACGGCTGGTCGCTCGACTGGAACCCCGACGGAATGAGCCTCCGCGACCGGTGA
- a CDS encoding XRE family transcriptional regulator — MRDDEPADLAAQPAAGPAAREVDAAPSQEGRLERLIAAQVRRLRQAAGLTLAEFATRSGISKPMLSKIENANTSCSLTTLARLADALDVPVTALFRGADDQREAVFTPAGAGGRIVARGTRIGHDYTLLGGLRGPHKRMEAHLVTLTERSETFPLFQHAGTELLYMLDGEMVYSHGGSSYTLRPGDALQLDGEGVHGPQELISLPIRFLSVVAYGASEAAE; from the coding sequence GTGCGTGACGACGAGCCAGCGGATCTGGCCGCGCAGCCGGCGGCGGGCCCGGCGGCCCGGGAGGTCGACGCCGCCCCGTCCCAGGAGGGCCGGCTCGAACGGCTCATCGCGGCCCAGGTGCGCCGGCTGCGCCAGGCCGCCGGGCTCACGCTCGCCGAGTTCGCCACCCGCAGCGGCATCTCCAAGCCCATGCTCTCCAAGATCGAGAACGCGAACACCAGCTGCAGCCTGACCACGCTCGCCCGGCTGGCCGACGCCCTCGACGTGCCGGTCACCGCGCTGTTCCGCGGCGCCGACGACCAGCGTGAGGCCGTCTTCACCCCGGCCGGCGCGGGCGGCAGGATCGTCGCCCGCGGCACCCGGATCGGCCACGACTACACGTTGCTCGGCGGCCTGCGCGGCCCGCACAAGCGGATGGAGGCCCACCTGGTCACCCTCACCGAGCGCAGCGAGACCTTCCCCCTGTTCCAGCACGCCGGCACCGAGCTGCTCTACATGCTCGACGGCGAGATGGTCTACAGCCACGGTGGCTCCAGCTACACGCTTCGCCCTGGGGACGCCCTCCAGCTCGACGGCGAGGGCGTCCACGGCCCGCAGGAGCTGATCTCCCTACCAATCCGCTTCCTCTCCGTCGTCGCCTACGGCGCCTCGGAGGCGGCTGAGTAG
- a CDS encoding FAD-binding oxidoreductase has protein sequence MTLTADVVIVGGGLEGTSAAWNLTRQGVTDVVVCERATVGSGGTGKSSGIVRCHYGVSSLAAMAADSLELFENAAELLGTEIGFHQTGYVVGVGETNVSALRASLAAQRAVGVDTEEIDASEVARLWPAARLDDFAAFAWERRGGYGDAYSTAQAYAAAARRAGVTVRQDCPVTEILVADGRATGVRLADGSAIGAGAVVLSAGPWSVPLLAAQGIDLPITVHREEIVLVDPGAGLGSVPVFSDLVSLQYVRPEASGEILFGNSDLSEPSPADPDTYSNQATEACLERAAAKMTHRFPGLAGAGVASSYAGCYDVTPDFNPVISMGPFDGLVIAAGFSGHGFKISPAVGRLVADLVVDGRSHDPRIPESDFRFTRFAENDLLRSPHPYVGAGEMR, from the coding sequence GTGACCTTGACGGCGGACGTCGTCATCGTCGGCGGTGGGCTGGAGGGCACGTCGGCGGCCTGGAACCTGACCCGCCAGGGCGTCACCGACGTCGTCGTGTGCGAGCGCGCCACGGTCGGCTCCGGCGGCACGGGGAAGTCCAGCGGGATCGTGCGCTGCCACTACGGGGTCTCGTCGCTGGCCGCGATGGCGGCGGACAGCCTGGAGCTGTTCGAGAACGCCGCCGAGCTGCTCGGCACCGAGATCGGCTTCCACCAGACCGGCTACGTCGTCGGTGTCGGCGAGACCAATGTCAGCGCGCTGCGGGCCAGCCTCGCCGCGCAGCGCGCGGTCGGCGTCGACACCGAGGAGATCGACGCGAGCGAGGTCGCCCGGCTGTGGCCGGCGGCCCGGCTCGACGACTTCGCCGCGTTCGCCTGGGAGCGGCGCGGTGGGTACGGCGACGCGTATTCCACCGCGCAGGCCTACGCGGCGGCGGCGCGGCGGGCCGGGGTGACCGTGCGGCAGGACTGCCCGGTGACGGAGATCCTCGTCGCCGACGGCCGGGCGACCGGCGTGCGGCTGGCGGACGGCTCGGCGATCGGGGCCGGCGCCGTCGTGCTCTCGGCCGGGCCCTGGTCCGTCCCGCTCCTGGCGGCGCAAGGGATCGACCTGCCGATCACGGTCCACCGGGAGGAGATCGTCCTGGTCGACCCGGGCGCCGGCCTCGGCAGCGTGCCCGTCTTCTCCGACCTGGTGTCCCTCCAGTACGTCCGGCCGGAGGCCTCCGGGGAGATCCTGTTCGGCAACAGCGACCTGTCCGAGCCGTCTCCCGCGGACCCGGACACGTACTCCAACCAGGCGACCGAGGCGTGCCTGGAACGGGCCGCCGCCAAGATGACCCACCGGTTCCCGGGCCTGGCGGGCGCGGGCGTCGCCAGCAGCTACGCCGGCTGCTACGACGTCACCCCCGACTTCAACCCGGTGATCTCGATGGGCCCTTTCGACGGGCTGGTCATCGCGGCTGGCTTCAGCGGCCACGGGTTCAAGATCTCTCCCGCGGTCGGGCGGCTGGTCGCGGACCTGGTCGTCGACGGCCGCAGCCACGACCCGCGGATTCCCGAGTCCGACTTCCGGTTCACCCGCTTCGCCGAGAACGACCTGTTGCGCAGTCCGCACCCCTACGTCGGCGCGGGTGAGATGCGCTGA
- a CDS encoding FMN-binding glutamate synthase family protein: MAASPEATNGPESPEATSGPESLEATDGPASPEATYGPRRATGGRGPDPASLGLRESYTFDRATIAGIQRAAATGVYDIRGGGAKRRLPHFDDLLFLGSSMSRYPLEGYRERCGTDVILGDRNARYPLRLAIPVTIAGMSFGALSAQAKEALGRGASEIGTSTTTGDGGMTPEERGQSKHLVYQYLPSRYGMNPADLRRADAIEVVLGQGAKPGGGGMLLGQKISDRVAGMRTLPPGIDQRSASRHPDWTGPDDLTIKILELREITDWEKPIYIKIGGSRTYYDVKLAVAAGADVVVVDGMQGGTAATQDVFIEHVGLPTLAAIPQAVQALQELGLHRKVQLVVSGGIRTGADVAKAMALGADAVAIGTAALIALGDNDPRHADEYAALGSAAGFYDDYQDGRDPAGITTQDPELASRLDPVDGGRRIANYLRVLTMEAQAIARACGKSHLRNLEPEDLVALTIEAAAMARVPLAGTDWIPGQGR; the protein is encoded by the coding sequence ATGGCAGCGTCACCTGAGGCCACGAACGGGCCCGAGTCACCTGAGGCCACAAGCGGGCCCGAGTCGCTTGAGGCCACAGACGGGCCGGCGTCGCCAGAGGCCACGTACGGGCCCAGGCGGGCTACGGGCGGTCGCGGGCCGGACCCGGCCTCGCTCGGCCTGCGGGAGTCCTACACCTTCGACCGGGCCACGATCGCCGGCATCCAGCGCGCCGCGGCGACCGGGGTCTACGACATCCGGGGCGGGGGCGCCAAGCGCCGGCTCCCCCATTTCGACGACCTGCTCTTCCTCGGCTCGTCGATGTCCCGCTATCCGCTGGAGGGCTACCGCGAGAGGTGCGGCACCGACGTCATCCTCGGCGACCGCAACGCCCGGTACCCCTTGCGGCTGGCGATCCCGGTGACGATCGCCGGGATGAGCTTCGGCGCGCTGTCCGCGCAGGCCAAGGAGGCCCTGGGCCGGGGCGCGTCCGAGATCGGCACCTCCACCACCACCGGCGACGGCGGGATGACGCCCGAGGAACGTGGCCAGTCCAAGCACCTCGTCTACCAGTACCTGCCGTCCCGGTACGGCATGAACCCGGCCGACCTGCGCCGGGCCGACGCGATCGAGGTCGTGCTCGGCCAGGGCGCGAAGCCGGGCGGCGGCGGCATGCTGCTCGGCCAGAAGATCTCCGACCGGGTCGCCGGGATGCGGACCCTGCCGCCCGGGATCGACCAGCGCTCGGCCAGCCGCCACCCCGACTGGACCGGGCCCGACGACCTCACCATCAAGATCCTCGAACTGCGCGAGATCACCGACTGGGAGAAGCCGATCTACATCAAGATCGGCGGATCACGCACCTACTACGACGTGAAGCTCGCGGTCGCGGCCGGCGCCGACGTGGTCGTCGTCGACGGCATGCAGGGCGGGACCGCCGCGACCCAGGACGTCTTCATCGAGCACGTCGGACTCCCGACGCTGGCCGCGATCCCGCAGGCCGTCCAGGCCCTCCAGGAGCTGGGCCTGCACCGCAAGGTCCAGCTCGTCGTCTCCGGCGGGATCCGGACCGGGGCCGACGTCGCCAAGGCGATGGCGCTCGGCGCGGACGCGGTGGCGATCGGCACCGCGGCACTGATCGCGCTCGGCGACAACGATCCGCGTCACGCCGACGAGTACGCGGCGCTCGGCTCGGCGGCCGGGTTCTACGACGACTACCAGGACGGCCGCGACCCGGCCGGCATCACCACCCAGGACCCGGAGCTCGCCAGCCGCCTCGACCCGGTCGACGGCGGGCGGCGGATCGCCAACTACCTGCGGGTCCTGACGATGGAGGCCCAGGCCATCGCGCGGGCCTGCGGCAAGTCGCACCTGCGCAACCTGGAGCCCGAGGACCTCGTCGCCCTCACCATCGAGGCCGCCGCGATGGCCCGGGTCCCGCTCGCCGGCACCGACTGGATTCCCGGGCAGGGCCGGTGA
- a CDS encoding glutamate synthase, with amino-acid sequence MRELNSELHAPTARCYEVLRPQGAHAIAAGVHAPLAIDVRGHAGYYCAGMNDGATITVHGNVGTGVAENMMSGVVRVRGDASQSAGATGHGGLLVIEGSASMRCGISMKGVDIVVGGDIGPMSAFMAQAGRLVVCGDAGDGLGDSIYEARIYVRGKVGSLGADCVEKELRAEHVAELAALLLAAGIEPAGELAPERFRRFGSARGLYHFAAGNSAAY; translated from the coding sequence CTGCGGGAGCTGAACAGCGAGCTGCACGCTCCGACGGCGCGGTGCTATGAGGTCTTGCGTCCGCAGGGGGCGCACGCGATCGCCGCCGGGGTGCACGCGCCGTTGGCGATCGACGTGCGAGGCCATGCCGGCTACTACTGCGCCGGCATGAACGACGGCGCGACGATCACCGTGCACGGCAACGTCGGCACCGGCGTCGCCGAGAACATGATGTCCGGCGTCGTGCGGGTCCGCGGCGACGCGTCGCAGTCGGCCGGCGCGACCGGGCACGGCGGCCTGCTGGTGATCGAGGGCTCCGCCTCGATGCGCTGCGGGATCTCGATGAAGGGTGTCGACATCGTCGTCGGCGGCGACATCGGCCCGATGAGCGCGTTCATGGCGCAGGCCGGGCGACTCGTCGTCTGCGGCGACGCGGGCGACGGCCTCGGCGACTCGATCTACGAGGCGCGGATCTACGTGCGCGGCAAGGTCGGCTCCCTCGGGGCGGACTGCGTCGAGAAGGAGCTGCGCGCCGAGCACGTGGCGGAGCTGGCCGCGCTGCTCCTGGCCGCCGGCATCGAGCCGGCCGGTGAGCTCGCGCCCGAACGGTTCCGCCGCTTCGGCTCCGCCCGTGGGCTCTACCACTTCGCCGCGGGCAACTCGGCCGCCTACTAG